From Candidatus Bathyarchaeota archaeon:
GGCTTGGATATGAAGCCCATCCTCCTCACCAGTTTTAGAGGGGCCAACAGGGACGAGATAGTTAGAGCGGTATCGGAGGCTGGGCGGCCCATACTGGTGGCATGCGACGTGGCGGATCCCCCAGGTTTCGTCAGGAAGATCGCATCCCTCTTCGAGGCGGGTCTGTTCACCCCCGGGCGGGATATGACGATCCAGGAGAAGAGGCGTATAGTGGAGGAGCACTTCCAATCCCTCGCCAAGGGCTTGGATGCGCATACCCTGGATGCCCTGGCAGCCGCCCTTAAAGCCTACCTGGCGTATAAGAACAAGTTTGAGAGCGTGGAAGCCAGGCTTAGGAGGCTTCTGAAACCCGAGACATTGGAGGAGATAAAATCTGAGATAATAAGGGGGGTGAGGCTGAGCCGTATAATCTCCAGGGAGATAAAGGGCCTAGAAGAAGAGGGGAGGGAGAAGATAGTTAAGGTCTACGTCCAGGACAAGGCGAGACCCGCCGATCATAGGCCTGAGGATCCGAGGGATAGGCTCATCAGCCTCCTCAGATTGGAGAACGAGAGATTGAAGGCTGAGCTGAGGAGGCTGAAGGCTGAACGGGACGAGCTTGAGAGGACCCTGAGGAGGAGGGCATCCGAGGAGTACGAGGAGCTCAGAAAGGATGCGGCCTATAGGATCCAAGAGAAGGAGATCGCCGACCTGAGGCTTAGATTGAGGGAGGCTGAGAGGAGGATAGAGGAGCTCACCTCCAAGCCTTCTGGAGAGGAACAGGTATCCGGGGACTTCGTAACCTTGAAGGAGGTCCCATCCTTCACCCATGACGAGGTGGAGAAGGCCGTTACTGAGGCGGGTGAAGGCTCCTATATAATGCTCTTAAACGCCGCGGGTGGAGGCGCATCCACGGCTAGGAGGCTGGCGGAGGCGAAGCCCCGCGTGGTGGTGAGGTGCACGGAGATGTCCCATCAGGCTGAGGCGATTCTAGCTGAACGTAACATACCCGTCATACCCATAAGCCGTTTAGAAGTGAAGTATATAAAGGGGAAGCCGATGGTGGAGAGGAAGATTCTAGAAGAGAGTATACGCGAACATAAGAGGAGACTCATAGACTCCATGATGGATGAACTCCTCAGATCCGTGGGGATAAACGGGGCGGGATAAGCTGCTTTAACAGATCCCTCACTAGGTGAAGCGTAGGGGAGACCGCCACGATCCCCCATGATCGGGTGTTCCTGGGATCGCTGAGAGAAAACGAGATAAATGAGGAGACTGAGCAGTGAACCCTGATGGCAAGTCCCCGGTATTAAATCTCACTGGTGGACTTGTTTGTGAGTGCATACCCTGAGTAGATGGATGGTTTGCTCAATCCAATTTACAGTGTAGAGTATCCGGCATGCCCTTGAAACTGAGTAGCCGTAGGCTCCTCGGAGACGACCCTTTTTAGGCTCACCTAGTTTAAGCGGATTCTCAGATTCCACCAGCGATTTAATCGCTTCATCTACCTTTCCGGTCAGGATTCTATCGAGCTGTTTATAACGTTGTTTAAAAGTGGAGGTTATTACTATGCGCCACAGGAGGCGGGCACCCCTATTCCTTCAGCCACCTCAGCGCATCGTCAACCTTATTGAAGGTTTTCGCCTCTCCACGCTCGATTTCAGCCATGCTCCTCTCTAAATCTTCCATCTCTTCCTCAGATAGGAATTCGTCCTCTACGCTTAAGGTTTCCGTTGAGGGAGAGGTGTTCGTTGACTCCGTCAGGGGAAGAGTCACTTGCTGAAAGCTGGAAACAGTATACGATTCCTCCCCATTATCTATAAAGACGACCTCACTGGCGAAGCAGGGATCCACCGTATCTCTTTCATATTCATATATGCGACTTAACCTGTGCACTATGTCACCCCTCCACCTTTCTAATTTCGACTTCCCCATTATCTTTGACGGATACTTTAAATTCTTGCCACATAGTGTACTGTCCTGTCCATTTTTCCCTAGGTATGATTATATGCGCCACATGCTTATATGCGACGGGTTTAGGGGGGCGGAGGGTAAACCTGTTCAAAACCAGGTGGCTTAGGTATTGGAAGCTTGAACCCTAAATTTACTTTCGTATACTCGCCGCCGTAGGGGTCGAAATCAGCGACTATACCTATCACTGTAGCATCGACGACGTAAACCATACGCCGACCACAGGGATAGTAGTTTCATTGACTGAATAAAAGCTTTTTCTGAGCTTGCTGAAACTTGGGGCTGGAGCTCAGACCAGGGATTATGGATTTCGTGAACTGAATCCCATGACTCTGGAATCGGCAGGATTAGGAGATCCATCTTCAGCTGGTTTCTCCTACACCTGGGCTCCCCAGCTGGAGGGCCTTCGTTAGGGTTAGGTTCAGCCATAGCATGGATAAGCCTCCTAAGGTCGTTGCTGTAATTAGGTTGAAGAGATGGTACGCGACGCCCACCTCTAAGGCCTCCACGGCGTCGCAGCCTAGAAGCCTGTAGATGAGGGCCCAGTAGGCTTCGAAGGTTCCGGCGTAGCCGGGGGGAGCGGGCGCGGCGAAGGATATCTGGAGGAGCATGGACCCCAGTAGGGCCTTGGCCGGGGCTAGGCCGGCCTTGAACGCCTTGAAGAAGGCGGCTGTGCATAGTCCGGGTATGACCCAGAGGAGCGTGGATAGGCCCCAGAGGAGTATGAGGTCCATCCCCCTCCGGGAGAGGCCGGCCAAACCGGTGTAGTAGTTTAACGTTAAGGGTTTGAGGCGGCGCCTAATCTTATCCGGGAGCACCCCTATGAGGCGCATCCCCAGCCTCTTCAGGATGTTTATCCTCGGCGCCGCGAGGAGGATCAGGGAGAGGGCTACGCCCCCGTATCCCAGTAGCTTCAGGGCTCGTAGGACGGCTGCGTTCAATGCGGATGACTCCGCCATGAGGAGGAGGCTTAACCCCAGGATGAACCCGATACCCATGGTGTCGAAGAGGCTTTCCACAGCCATGGAGAGGATGGTTAGGCTTAGGGGAGCCCCGCCGCCCTTCTTGAGGGCGTAGGCCCTGCCGAGCTCCCCCAGCCTGAAGGGCACGAGCATGTTCGTCAAGTATCCTATGAAGGTGGCTTTCAGAACCGTTATGTAGGGGATTTGGAGGGCCATGTCCCCGAGTATACGCCTCCAACGGACCGCCTTGAGGATGTAGAAGGCCAGATCGAGGGTCAGGGCCGCCAGGATCCATGAGGGATAGGCGCCCCTCAAGGCTGAGGCGATCCCTGAAACCCCTACGTGGACGAGGAGGAGGACGAGGATGGACGCCCCGATGAGGGAGAGGAGGAGTAGACGAGCCCTGAAATCCATGGTGTTCAACTCTCTCGTGATTCTCAACGGCGGATCCCATCCCTTCATGTAGATGGGATGGGGATATGGGCATGCTCCATGTGAGGATAGTTCACTATGCGGGCTTCACCCCTCTCCCGCCCATCAGAGTTTAAGATGGGAGCCAACCCTTATTAAACCGTTTATCCATTGTGATAGCCGGGCCTCCAACGGCCGGCCTTAAGGGACTGGGTGATATGGTTTGAGCCTCTCGCCTGGGGAGATGGCTGACTTCGCTGGGAGGGTCGTCAGGGAATCCCTCAGGATAGGTAGGCGGAGGGATGGGAGCTTCGAGTCCGTGAGGATAGGATACAACTCCACAGACCCTACATGCGAGGACTTCGCCCTGAGGGTTGAGGAGGAGTGCTGGAGGGTTGGAGCCCATACGATACTTATCCCGTACTCCTCCAGGAGGGAGAGGATCCGCTTCGAGGTGTCCCCTGAGGATTCCCTGAGGGAGGTGAGCCCCCTGGCCAGGGCGTTGGCCAGGAGCGTTGACGCCACGATATATATAGGGGAGCAGGACCAGCCTGGATGGGCCTCAGGCCTCCACGAGAGGGTGAGGCTCTCAGCCCCCGGGAGGGAGCTGATAAGGCGTATCCTCGATAGGAGGCGGGTGAGATGGCTCTACTTCGGCTGGCCCATACCGGGGGCCGCCGAGTACTATGGATTATCCCCGGATGAGTTCAGGAGGATATTCTTCAACGCCATCCGTTCAAGCTTCAGCCGGGAGCTGAGGGAGCTCACCTCCACCTATAGGAGGAGCCTGGAGGGTAAGAGGCTCATAAGGATAATCCATGAAGACGGCTCAAAGCTGGAGTTCAGGATGGATGGGCGGCCGATCCTCGTGGACGACGGGGTCATATCCGATGAGGACCTGACCCGGGGAGATGTAGGCTTAAACATCCCCTGCGGCGAGGTCTTCGTAGCCCCCCTGGAGACCACAGCCAACGGGGAGATAAGGTTCGAGAAGGTTCATATACCCGGATTCGGCTCGGCCGAGGATCTCCGGATGAGATTCAGGAGGGGGAGGATAATCGACTTCGAGGCTGAAGAGGGGGCTGGGAACCTTAAAGCCTTCCTTGAGGCAAACACGGGCGACAAGGATAGGATAGCTGAGTTCGGGATAGGCTGCAACCCAGGAGCGGAGTACACGGGCGGGAGCATAATAGTCGACGAGAAGATCTATGGAACCATCCATATAGCGATAGGGAGCAACACGGGATCCTACCATGGGAGGAACAGGGCCTCAAGCCACCTGGACATGATAAAGGATATGAGAGAGGGCGTTGTGGAGGCGGACGGCCTAGAGATAATGAGGCATGGGAAGCCGTCGGCCGGCTGATATGCGCGGGCCATCCGGAGGCTTGACCGACTTCAGGGAAACGTTTAAATAGCATAGCATATTTAATCGCGTTAAAAATATCGGCGGTACACGAAATGTCGAGTTTGAAGAACCCGATCCTGGACGCCATAAAAGGGAGGAGGAGCATATTCAGGTTTAAGCCCGACCCCGTCCCGGAGGAGGAGATCGAGGCCATACTGGAGGCGGGAAGATGGGCCCCCTCATGGACCAACACTCAGCCGTGGAAGTTCATAGTGGTCAAGGATCCGGAGAGGAAGCGCAGGCTCACCGAAGCCGCCGTAACCATAACCGGGATAGGGATCAGCGAAGCCCCCGTCGTAATAGCTGTGGTGGCAGACCCTGAGGCGGATCCATACCATTACGTGGAGGACTGCGCAGCCGCAACACTCAACATGGCCCTAGCAGCCCACAGCCTAGGCCTGAGCAGCTTCTGGGTGGGAGTATTCGACGCCAAAGGGGAGAAGAGATCCTCGGAGGAGAGGGTTAAGGAGATACTGGGGGTGCCTAAGGCCCTCCGGGTGATCTCCATGCTCCCGGTAGGGTTCGCGGATATAAGCCCCGTGAAGAGCAGGAAACCCCTATCAGAGATGGTTTACAGGGAATCCTACGGTAAGGCCTAGGGCCCCCTAAACCCC
This genomic window contains:
- a CDS encoding DUF460 domain-containing protein, whose translation is MEKASDRKLIVGLDPGTTCGVAVIGLDMKPILLTSFRGANRDEIVRAVSEAGRPILVACDVADPPGFVRKIASLFEAGLFTPGRDMTIQEKRRIVEEHFQSLAKGLDAHTLDALAAALKAYLAYKNKFESVEARLRRLLKPETLEEIKSEIIRGVRLSRIISREIKGLEEEGREKIVKVYVQDKARPADHRPEDPRDRLISLLRLENERLKAELRRLKAERDELERTLRRRASEEYEELRKDAAYRIQEKEIADLRLRLREAERRIEELTSKPSGEEQVSGDFVTLKEVPSFTHDEVEKAVTEAGEGSYIMLLNAAGGGASTARRLAEAKPRVVVRCTEMSHQAEAILAERNIPVIPISRLEVKYIKGKPMVERKILEESIREHKRRLIDSMMDELLRSVGINGAG
- a CDS encoding type II toxin-antitoxin system mRNA interferase toxin, RelE/StbE family, with the translated sequence MWRIVITSTFKQRYKQLDRILTGKVDEAIKSLVESENPLKLGEPKKGRLRGAYGYSVSRACRILYTVNWIEQTIHLLRVCTHKQVHQ
- a CDS encoding flippase-like domain-containing protein, encoding MRITRELNTMDFRARLLLLSLIGASILVLLLVHVGVSGIASALRGAYPSWILAALTLDLAFYILKAVRWRRILGDMALQIPYITVLKATFIGYLTNMLVPFRLGELGRAYALKKGGGAPLSLTILSMAVESLFDTMGIGFILGLSLLLMAESSALNAAVLRALKLLGYGGVALSLILLAAPRINILKRLGMRLIGVLPDKIRRRLKPLTLNYYTGLAGLSRRGMDLILLWGLSTLLWVIPGLCTAAFFKAFKAGLAPAKALLGSMLLQISFAAPAPPGYAGTFEAYWALIYRLLGCDAVEALEVGVAYHLFNLITATTLGGLSMLWLNLTLTKALQLGSPGVGETS
- a CDS encoding aminopeptidase, with protein sequence MSLSPGEMADFAGRVVRESLRIGRRRDGSFESVRIGYNSTDPTCEDFALRVEEECWRVGAHTILIPYSSRRERIRFEVSPEDSLREVSPLARALARSVDATIYIGEQDQPGWASGLHERVRLSAPGRELIRRILDRRRVRWLYFGWPIPGAAEYYGLSPDEFRRIFFNAIRSSFSRELRELTSTYRRSLEGKRLIRIIHEDGSKLEFRMDGRPILVDDGVISDEDLTRGDVGLNIPCGEVFVAPLETTANGEIRFEKVHIPGFGSAEDLRMRFRRGRIIDFEAEEGAGNLKAFLEANTGDKDRIAEFGIGCNPGAEYTGGSIIVDEKIYGTIHIAIGSNTGSYHGRNRASSHLDMIKDMREGVVEADGLEIMRHGKPSAG
- a CDS encoding nitroreductase family protein, with the protein product MSSLKNPILDAIKGRRSIFRFKPDPVPEEEIEAILEAGRWAPSWTNTQPWKFIVVKDPERKRRLTEAAVTITGIGISEAPVVIAVVADPEADPYHYVEDCAAATLNMALAAHSLGLSSFWVGVFDAKGEKRSSEERVKEILGVPKALRVISMLPVGFADISPVKSRKPLSEMVYRESYGKA